TCAAGGAAGTGATCACTTCCATTCCCTCTTCGCTGTTGGGTCTGTACTTTTCATTATTACTCTTCTGGTTAATCTGGTTGCGGATTCTATAAAAAAGAAATACCAGTTTAAGTTGGGGTGATCATGGGTTTGAACTCAAATACAAATGAAAAAATTGCCTTTTCCCTGTTAATTCTGGCTACGTTAATAGTGACAGGTTTCGTGCTGGTTATCCTTGCTTATATTATCTTAAATGGGTATGGGGCAATTAGTATCGAGTTCCTTACACAAATGCCTAACAGAATGATGACTGCGGGTGGGATCTTTCCAGCAATTGTAGGCACCATAGCCCTGATAATAGGCTCCATGCTTGTAGCTCTTCCTCTGGGAGTTATGGCTGCTATATACCTGAATGAATATGCAGGAGAATCCCGCACCACCTGGTTAATCGAAATGGCAATCAACAACCTTGCAGGAACTCCCTCGGTGGTCTTCGGGCTTTTCGGGCTTGCACTGTTTGTGAAATATTTTGATTTTGGTCCTTCCATACTCTCGGCTTCTCTTACGCTTGCACTCCTGATTCTACCGGTAATTATCCGTGCTTCTGAGGAAGCTTTGCTTGCAGTTCCTAATGAATATCGGGAGTCGTCCCTTGCTCTTGGGGTGAGTAAATGGCAGACAATAAGGTATGTAGTACTGCCAGCTGCCATACCCGGAGTTGTTACAGGGTCGGTGTTGAGCATAGGAAGGGTTGCAGGAGAAACCGCACCTATTCTTTTTACAGGAGCTGCTTATTTTCTGCCAAGGATGCCTGATTCAATCTATTCTCAGTTTATGGCGCTTCCTTACCACCTTTTCGTGCTTGCAACTGCCGGGACAAACATCTCAGAAACCAGATCTATCCAGTACGGAACAGCTCTGGTTCTATTAATTATCGTGCTGGGGATAAACCTTGTAGCCGTTGTGATTCGCAGGCATTACAGAAATAAACTGAAAATTTAATTAGAGTTTCATTATAATATATCAGGTCTTATATGACAATGAGGTCCCTAAATGACTGAAGCTGTTCAAAACGTATCTCAACCTCAGATAGAAGCAGAGAATCTTAATCTGTGGTACGGGGAGAAGCAGGTGCTTAAAAATATTTCCATGCAGATCCCCAGAAACAGCGTAACTGCCCTTATAGGCCCTTCAGGCAGCGGCAAATCCACTTTCATCCGCTGCTTAAACAGGATGAACGATCTTATTAAGAACTGCAGGGTCGAAGGTAAAATATTGATAGAAGGCAAGGATATTTACGGTCCAGATGTGGATGTTGTTGAGCTTCGAAAAAACGTGGGCATGGTTTTCCAGAAGCCCAACCCTTTTCCCATGTCGATTTATGACAATGTTGCTTACGGGCCCCGTATACATGGTGCAAACAGGAAAGATCTGGACGGCATTGTTGAGCAGGCTCTTCGTTCGGCTG
This region of Methanosarcina flavescens genomic DNA includes:
- the pstA gene encoding phosphate ABC transporter permease PstA, producing the protein MGLNSNTNEKIAFSLLILATLIVTGFVLVILAYIILNGYGAISIEFLTQMPNRMMTAGGIFPAIVGTIALIIGSMLVALPLGVMAAIYLNEYAGESRTTWLIEMAINNLAGTPSVVFGLFGLALFVKYFDFGPSILSASLTLALLILPVIIRASEEALLAVPNEYRESSLALGVSKWQTIRYVVLPAAIPGVVTGSVLSIGRVAGETAPILFTGAAYFLPRMPDSIYSQFMALPYHLFVLATAGTNISETRSIQYGTALVLLIIVLGINLVAVVIRRHYRNKLKI
- the pstB gene encoding phosphate ABC transporter ATP-binding protein PstB, whose amino-acid sequence is MTEAVQNVSQPQIEAENLNLWYGEKQVLKNISMQIPRNSVTALIGPSGSGKSTFIRCLNRMNDLIKNCRVEGKILIEGKDIYGPDVDVVELRKNVGMVFQKPNPFPMSIYDNVAYGPRIHGANRKDLDGIVEQALRSAAIWEETSDRLKSPALSLSGGQQQRLCIARTLAVKPRTILFDEPTSALDPISTARIEDLIMNLKKDYTIVIVTHNMQQAARISDYTGFFLSGELIEFDQTRQIFHNPQEKSTEDYITGRFG